Part of the Saccharomyces kudriavzevii IFO 1802 strain IFO1802 genome assembly, chromosome: 8 genome is shown below.
CGAACAAAGAGGTCATTGATCGTGGTATTGAGCTTTTAAAAAATAGACAAGAAGAATCCGGGGAATGGAAGTTTGAGAGTGTAGAGGGTGTTTTTAACCATTCCTGTGCAATTGAATACCCAAGTTATAGATTTTTGTTTCCCATCAAGGCATTAGGTATGTATGCCAAGGCATATGAACAACCCGggctttgaattttatttataaatATTATAAGAGGCTACAATGATGAGATTGTAGTATATTTATTCGTATTTCTAGTCAGACATAGGTGAAGCAACTTAGTTTGCAAACTCCCAGCGATCTTCTGATATTTGGTAATATTACGATGATGTAGTATAGCGAAAAATGTATTATCCTTTGACACggttttgcttttttttcatattctttttttcaactaggcgaaaaaagaaaaaaaatttcaggtCGAGTATATCACTCTTTTATGATGCATGTTAGCTGTAAAGTATTCACTGTTGCTGAAGAATACAGTCTAACAAACTAATATAAACCTCTGAATCAAAATGCATTTGATGTACACCTTAGGGCCAGATGGCAAAAGAATTTACACACTGGATAAGGTCACCGAAACCGGTGAAATTACAAAGTCTGCTCACCCAGCCAGATTTTCTCCAGATGACAAATATTCAAGACAAAGAGTAACTTTAAAGAAGAGATTCGGTTTGGTGCCAGGCCAATAAATGTGGGAAGTTCAAGGGAATTCTGTATAATACGTTTTTATGGTTAGTATGACCGAATAGTGGAGAcgtttcttctttcaatttggaTCTGTTAGCCCTACATAAATTTGATAAGTTTTTAGGTGATAAATACTAATATTAGTcgatcaatttttcttttatgtCCTAGTCTCAAGAAAGCAGCGCCACTTTTCCTTGTTGAGTCgatttagtttttttttgcataatAGGACTTTCGtctaagaaagaaaagcaacTTCTCACAGTTGTTACAGGGTGGCGTTCCATGTTATTACGATGCATTGCGATTTGGAAGAAAGGTCATCCGTCCACTGTAACagtcaaaaaaatcatatcTTGGGCGCAACTTCAGAGCCGCATCCGGTTGAGTTCGACCTTGAGTCTTCTGGAGGGccaattcaaaagaaagtaacTACTATTTATATCAAACATATTGAAGAGATTCCTTTTTCGTACGTAACATTATATAACATTTCTAATTTAGTTGTATGCACATATTTCCAACTGTTGATTCAACCGAAAAGCCTCATAGCTTTTAATACGGATATTGGTTAGCGCAGagcgaaaaaaataaccaaATCTTTGAGCTGCTTGGCATCAAAACAACAATTGACGATATGGTTTTCTGGTGAGTCTATGGAGGGAAAGTGTGTAAATTGGGAAAGCTTTTAACGTTTTATTTGCTAGAAAAGTAAATCGTATTTGAGTGGAAGCCTACCAATCAAATTATGGAAACAATTGATATCCAAAATCGATCATTTGTGGTTCGTTGGGTAAAATGTGGCCGCGGTGATGTAATCAACTATCAGATCAagccattgaagaaatctatCGAGATTGGTATCTACAAGAAGTTGAAATCAAGTGTCGATGACCATGCTTCCGCTGTTCACATTGCCCCTGACACTAAAACGTTGCTGGACTATACAACTAAATCCTTATTGCATAAAGGAAGCTCTGGTCACGTGGAGGAGCACCATAGGCGTTCTTCCCAACACTCTCACAATTCCAGCAATGGATCTGATAATAGGAGAAAGGAGAGATCACATTCTTCGCTGTCCATCAGTGATATACAACAGCAATCTCAAGAAATACCCCTACGTGAAAAACTATCCGCATCGGGCTTCACCTTGGTTAAGAGGGTCGGCAACGTTTCGGGGAACACTATGGTTCAAGGTGATCTCGAAGTAAAAGATACTGATTACTATTATGCCTTTATACTAGACAATTCGTCCTCTAAAaatgtaaagaaaaaaatcctttTCAATGCGAGTGTAATAAATGGTGATAATCAATCAATGATAAGCACGAGATCCACGCCTCCAGCAGGGCCTGCAGCTTTAAATAGAACATCAACCCAACGGGATATGCTGTTTAGAGTAGGACAGGGACGATATCTGCAAGGTTACctgctgaagaaaaggagaaagagGCTACAAGGtttcaagaaaaggttTTTCACTTTGGACTTTAGATACGGAACTTTATCATACTACTTGAACGACCATAATCAAACCTGTAGAGGTGAGATTGTAATAAGTTTGTCATCTGTTAGTGCCaataaaaaggataaaataATCATCATCGATTCTGGTATGGAAGTTTGGGTCTTGAAGGCTACAAATAAGGAAAACTGGCAATCGTGGGTTGATGCATTAcaattttgttttgatgaCCAATTTGAAGATAAGGACACTTCCACTCTGGGGGAAAATCCAGAAGCATTTGACAATAGTAAAGGGGCTAATAATAAAAGTACTCTACAAAGTCGTGACCAGCTTACACCTATTGTTACTACTAAATCCGTCCAACCACAGTCACAGTACATTCAGAAGGACGCCGATGATTTGTATGTGCCATTGCCCAGTGAATCCTACGCTACCTTTTCTATGAACTTACGCTTGATTCAACAGCGACTAGAACAATGTAAAAAGGACTCTATATCTTATAAACCAAGTGCGCCACGCCAAAGATCTGAAGGGTTGAATATATCGAATTCGTCATCTTCCCCCTTTGCAAATAATAAAGTGTCTTCATTTAATCACTCTTCTTCTGGCATGACTTCATCTGATTCTTTAGTTTCTGATGAAATCCCACATAACACAACACATACCGAGCATGCGTTATATAATCAACTGGCAGATCTGGAAGTGTTTGTGAGTCGATTTGTTACCCAAGGGGAGGTCTTATTCAAGGACCATCAGATTCTGTGCAAAAAGGCGAAGGATACGAGAGTTTCCCTGGCTTCATATCTCAGcgaaaatgatgaatttttcgacgctgaagaagaaatcagcCGTGGGGTTATTCTATTAACTGACACAGAAGATGATATAAACAATATAGTTGAGGAAACTCCTCTTCTAGGCAAAAGTGACCAAAATGAATTTATCACGGAAGGTGAAACATCAGAAAACAAATTGATAGGGTCATCGAGTTTAAAAAGCCATACTACTAACGACGAAACTCAAAGCCGTAAACACTACAAAAATCGTCACAAAAATCGCCGCCGtaatcatcatcaaaaaagcGAAAGTGCTCAATCTTCTACTGAAACATTTACAAGTAAAGATTTGTTTGCTCTTTCCTATCCAAAGTCAATTTCACGTCGTGACGATATACCAGAAGCAGCAGCTTCACCTCCAAGTCTATTATCGTTCTTAAGAAAGAATGTAGGTAAAGATTTGAGTTCTATTGCCATGCCAGTGACTTCGAATGAACCCATTTCTATCCTGCAGCTGATATCAGAGACATTTGAGTACGCTCCTCTCTTAACAAAGGCCACTCAACGTTCTGATCCTATAACCTTTGTTTCAGCATTTGCcatttcctttctttccaTATATAGAGATAAAGCAAGGACCCTGAGAAAACCATTCAATCCGCTACTAGCTGAAACGTTTGAACTTATACGAGAAGATATGGGGTTTAGATTGATCTCGGAAAAGGTTTCTCATCGTCCACCAGtatttgccttttttgCAGAGCATCTCGAATGGGAATGTAGTTATACTGTAACTCCTTCTCAAAAATTCTGGGGTAAATCTATCGAACTGAACAACGAAGGTATACTAAGATTAAAGTTCAAAGCAACCGGGGAACTATTTGAATGGACCCAACCAACTacaattttaaaaaatctGATTGCAGGAGAGAGATATATGGAGCCGGTTAACGAATTCGAAGTCCATTCCTCGAAAGGAGATAAATCGCACATTTTATTTGATAAAGCAGGCATGTTTAGTGGAAGGTCAGAAGGATTTAAAGTTTCAATAATCCCACCAGCTTCAAGTAATcgtaaaaaagaaactctGGCCGGTAAATGGACACAAAGTTTGGTCAATGAAACTACTCATGAAACTATATGGGAAGTCAGTGATTTAGTCAGCAATccgaagaaaaaatatggatTCACTAAATTCACCGCAAATTTAAATGAAATTACAGAAATTGAGGAGGGCAATTTGCCACCTACTGACTCTAGATTAAGGCCAGATATTAGAGCATATGAACAGGGAAATGTTGATAAGGCTGAAGaatggaaattgaaattggaaCAACTTCAGCGTGAAAGACGTAATAAAGGACAGGACACTGAGCCAAGGTATTTTGAGAAAGTATCTAAGACTGAATGGAAGTACATAACTGGACCAAAGAGTTATtgggaaagaagaaggaaccACGATTGGTCAGACGTTACCCATCTTTGGTAAATCCATGATAGTGTTGTTTTCGTCATTTCCgcgcattttttttttgtagcctataaatatttatttcatGTCTCTTATCAATATCCGTTAAATCACCTATATGTAATGTTAGTATAAGATACAACCCATGAAGaactttaaaatttttcatttattttcttggaacaAGTGAGTTTCCAATAAGCAATGATAGTGGTGATTCGCGATATTTTTATGGCCAttaatatatatttattatttttatagGGATGAAGAATTCTAAATTGCTTTTGATCAGCGAGTAGAAtcaagtgaaaaataagtCGGTTTCAATTTGTGAAagatatgagtcgttaaCTTGAAGTGATTGTAAAaaatataagaaagatCTGCTTTCACTCCCAACCAAATACATATGTTTTTTACAATTAGTTCCAAAACTtcgaagaaagagaaagaatttTATCGAGGATCAAAAAATCCGTAATATACCTTTACTTAAATTTATTGAGAAATCATGTAAATAAATCAGCTAAATCAGGTTATATTTACATCAACATCTGTCATTCCAAAGACCGAGTTTCTATGTTATCAAGATCTTAGAAGATATGATAAGAAGGAGCAATAGATTCTTCATATCCCTATTCATGCAAAAACGTTATCATTTTCGTCGAAAAAGACAAAGGGTAATATAGAAAGAAGTATAAAGATCATCAACCTCGCCTTCTAAAGATGGGATATCTGGGACTTAATCTCAGCCGAGGCCCAGTTGATACAATCCCTCCCATCAAGTTTACTTTCTTTCACCAATGTCACATTTAATTACTTTAGCTACTTGTAATTTGAACCAATGGGCCCTGGATTTTGAAGGTAATAGAGATCGTATCTTAGAATCTATTAGAATTGCCAAAGAAAGAGGTGCCAGGTTACGTGTTGGGCCAGAGCTAGAAATAACTGGTTATGGATGTTTGGATCATTTTTTGGAGAATGATGTTTGTCTTCATTCATGGGAGATGTATGCCCAGATCATCAAGAATAGAGAAACTCATGGGTTAATACTTGATATTGGCATGCCAGTTTTACATAAGAATGTTCGGTATAATTGTCGCCTCCTATCACTGGATGGCGAGATACTGTTTATAAGGCCAAAGATTTGGTTAGCAAATGATGGCAATTATAGAGAAATGAGGTTTTTCACTCCTTGGATGAAACCTGGCGTAGTGGAGGACTTTATACTCCCACCTGAAATTCAGAAAGTTACTGGTCAGAGGCTTGTGCCATTCGGTGATGCTGTGATAAATTCACTAGATACATGCATCGGTACAGAAACTTGTGAAGAGCTATTCACGCCTCAATCGCCTCACATCGCCATGTCATTAGATGGCGTGGAAATCATCACAAACTCATCTGGTTCTCACCACGAACTGCGTAAGTTGAATAAAAGATTAGACTTGATCCTAAATGCTACTAAACGTTGTGGTGGTGTTTACTTGTATGCAAATCAAAGAGGTTGTGATGGTGACAGATTATATTATGATGGCTGCGCCTTAATTGCCATTAATGGTACAATTGTAGCCCAAGGTTCACAGTTTTCTCTAGATGACGTGGAAGTCGTTACTGCTACTGTAGACCTAGAAGAAGTGAGAAGTTATCGCGCGGCTGTCATGTCTCGCGGCTTACAGGCTTCTTTAGCAGAAATAAAGTTCAAACGTATTGATATTCCGGTAGAATTGGCTTTAATGACCTCCAGATTTGATCCTACAATATGTCCGACAAAGGTCCGGGAGCCTTTTTACCACTCTCCTGAGGAGGAAATTGCTTTGGGCCCTGCTTGCTGGATGTGGGATTATTTAAGGCGTTGTAACGGTACAGGGTTTTTCCTTCCCTTGTCTGGGGGTATTGACTCTTGCGCAACAGCAATGATTGTTCACTCTATGTGTCGTTTAGTAACAAACGCTGCTCAGAATGGAAATGACCAAGTCATTAAAGACGTTCGTAGGATAACACGTAGTGCCGACGATTGGATTCCAAGCACTCCGCAGGAGATAGCCTCAAAAATATTCCATTCATGTTTCATGGGTACTGAAAACTCTTCTAGGGAGACAAGAAGTAGGGCCAAAGACCTCTCTAGTGCTATTGGATCCTACCACGTCGATTTAAAGATGGACTCATTAGTATCCAGTGTGGTATCCTTATTTGAAGTTGCTACGGGTAAAAAACCAATAtttaaaatatttggtGGGTCCCAGACCGAGAACCTTGCTttgcaaaatattcaagCGCGCCTAAGAATGGTTCTTTCTTATCTTTTTGCGCAACTATTGCCGTGGGTTCGTAGCATTCCAAATTCTAGCGGTTTGCTTGTGTTGGGTAGTGCCAATGTTGATGAATGCTTGCGTGGCTATTTAACAAAGTATGATTGCTCTTCCGCTGACATCAACCCTATTGGAGGCATATCAAAGACTGACTTGAAAAGATTCATTGCATATGcatcaaaagaatatgaCATGCCAATATTGAATGACTTTTTGAATGCTACCCCTACTGCAGAACTGGAACCTATGACGAAAGATTATATTCAATCAGATGAGAAGGACATGGGAATGACCTATGAGGAGTTGGGGGTATTTGGTTACCTTAGAAAGGTTGAAAAATGTGGTCCTTATTCGATGTTCCTGaaacttcttcatcagtGGTCTCCCAAGTTAACACCTCGTCAAATATCTGAAAAGGTTaaaaggttttttttcttctacgCTGTCAACAGGCATAAACAAACTGTGTTAACTCCTAGTTATCATGCTGAACAATATTCACCAGAGGACAATAGATTTGATTTACGACCCTTTCTAATCAATCCAAGATTTCCGTGGgcctcaaaaaaaattgacgaAGTTGTTGAACAATGCGAATCACATAAAGATTCGCAACTTGACATTATGTCAATTGATTAGTACAAGAAAACTGGAAACGCTAAGACGGTATTTTACTATGTGTCTGTATATTTAGTTATTTGACTTTATCataaaaaagatgaagactGACTTCTAGCACCTTATCTCTACATATTTTGCACCGTTTTATGTTGACCCCAATTAGTCTTGATAACCACGTTTCTAAAATCGTTTCGCTTCCAGAAATCAATCAGAGTGATTGCCGTTTTCATAGGCGAGTCTTCTTGGATAAAATGGCCTgaatcttgaaaaacaacTAGTTGGTATTTACCTTGCATCTGTCCTACAATCAACTCCTTATCTAGATTTTCGTTTCCTGCTAAAATCAATAATTTACTTACTGGCAGATCGACAAAGGAATGCGATAAGTCTGTAAACCATGTGTCCCAGAAGGGACTAAAGGTCTCTAGCTTCGTAATCCTCACAGCTTCCCCTGATTTGGATAGAGTAAATAAAGCTGGTATCGCAATTTCCGCACTTGTTCTCAATTTCGACAGTGCATGCTGAACATGCCAATCGACAGCGTCGTTCATTGATTCGAATACATTCGGTGTACTCTGCAAAAAGTGCTCAACTTTACTTAAGGCCAGAATGGCAGCCTCTTCTACGATATCTAACATAGTAATAccaagaacttttttttgtaattctGTTGCTAACCTAGCGTATGCAAAAGTACATATACTTCCACCAAGAGAGTGACCAATTAAGATAATAGATACCTTCTGAAGTGGCTCCTTGCTTATTTTAAACTCATACCAATAATTTAGTAAGTTGACGAAATCCTCAATAAAAGTGTCTCTATCAAAGCGCATGGGCTTCCCGGCCTTCGTGGAGCTTGTCTGAGCGTGTCCTCTGGCATCAAATGCAAAACATCCGCATCTTCCTTCCAGTTTAGTACTTAATTGCTTGGCCAAGTTGGCAAACGACAAGCCTGAGGAGCCTGCCCCATGATGGAAGATAAAGATCGGAACTGAAGAGGTGTTTGAAAGTGATGAAGTGGGTAACGTGTAATAAGTATTTATGTTGAGATTCCTTTCAGGAAGATTTACGAATTCCTTACTATCAAAAAAGTCCTTCCAAGTGGGTAAATTGCCCTTTCTCTTGCTTGAACTTCTGTCAGCAATGCTTCTGTCACTGCCTTTATGGATTCTATTTCCATTCAGTTGACCATTCAATGATGGAAGGGCTCCTAGTGCATCGCCGCCATCCTCAACATGCTCTTCTGCTTCTTGGAAAGTCGCATCTAGCATACTTTTGGCCTTCTCGAGTTTGGACAAGGCAACTTTTCTCCTTAAATCATCAGCCATTGgaaatttggaaatgcCGCTATCAATCTGCTGCCACTTGAAGCCTTTATAAGCCTTTGGGGTTGCTCTTA
Proteins encoded:
- the OSH3 gene encoding oxysterol-binding protein related protein OSH3 (similar to Saccharomyces cerevisiae OSH3 (YHR073W); ancestral locus Anc_5.355), encoding METIDIQNRSFVVRWVKCGRGDVINYQIKPLKKSIEIGIYKKLKSSVDDHASAVHIAPDTKTLLDYTTKSLLHKGSSGHVEEHHRRSSQHSHNSSNGSDNRRKERSHSSLSISDIQQQSQEIPLREKLSASGFTLVKRVGNVSGNTMVQGDLEVKDTDYYYAFILDNSSSKNVKKKILFNASVINGDNQSMISTRSTPPAGPAALNRTSTQRDMLFRVGQGRYLQGYLLKKRRKRLQGFKKRFFTLDFRYGTLSYYLNDHNQTCRGEIVISLSSVSANKKDKIIIIDSGMEVWVLKATNKENWQSWVDALQFCFDDQFEDKDTSTLGENPEAFDNSKGANNKSTLQSRDQLTPIVTTKSVQPQSQYIQKDADDLYVPLPSESYATFSMNLRLIQQRLEQCKKDSISYKPSAPRQRSEGLNISNSSSSPFANNKVSSFNHSSSGMTSSDSLVSDEIPHNTTHTEHALYNQLADLEVFVSRFVTQGEVLFKDHQILCKKAKDTRVSLASYLSENDEFFDAEEEISRGVILLTDTEDDINNIVEETPLLGKSDQNEFITEGETSENKLIGSSSLKSHTTNDETQSRKHYKNRHKNRRRNHHQKSESAQSSTETFTSKDLFALSYPKSISRRDDIPEAAASPPSLLSFLRKNVGKDLSSIAMPVTSNEPISILQLISETFEYAPLLTKATQRSDPITFVSAFAISFLSIYRDKARTLRKPFNPLLAETFELIREDMGFRLISEKVSHRPPVFAFFAEHLEWECSYTVTPSQKFWGKSIELNNEGILRLKFKATGELFEWTQPTTILKNLIAGERYMEPVNEFEVHSSKGDKSHILFDKAGMFSGRSEGFKVSIIPPASSNRKKETLAGKWTQSLVNETTHETIWEVSDLVSNPKKKYGFTKFTANLNEITEIEEGNLPPTDSRLRPDIRAYEQGNVDKAEEWKLKLEQLQRERRNKGQDTEPRYFEKVSKTEWKYITGPKSYWERRRNHDWSDVTHLW
- the NOP10 gene encoding snoRNP complex protein NOP10 (similar to Saccharomyces cerevisiae NOP10 (YHR072W-A); ancestral locus Anc_5.353); this translates as MHLMYTLGPDGKRIYTLDKVTETGEITKSAHPARFSPDDKYSRQRVTLKKRFGLVPGQ
- the PPE1 gene encoding phosphoprotein phosphatase methylesterase 1 (similar to Saccharomyces cerevisiae PPE1 (YHR075C); ancestral locus Anc_5.358), which codes for MADDLRRKVALSKLEKAKSMLDATFQEAEEHVEDGGDALGALPSLNGQLNGNRIHKGSDRSIADRSSSKRKGNLPTWKDFFDSKEFVNLPERNLNINTYYTLPTSSLSNTSSVPIFIFHHGAGSSGLSFANLAKQLSTKLEGRCGCFAFDARGHAQTSSTKAGKPMRFDRDTFIEDFVNLLNYWYEFKISKEPLQKVSIILIGHSLGGSICTFAYARLATELQKKVLGITMLDIVEEAAILALSKVEHFLQSTPNVFESMNDAVDWHVQHALSKLRTSAEIAIPALFTLSKSGEAVRITKLETFSPFWDTWFTDLSHSFVDLPVSKLLILAGNENLDKELIVGQMQGKYQLVVFQDSGHFIQEDSPMKTAITLIDFWKRNDFRNVVIKTNWGQHKTVQNM
- the QNS1 gene encoding glutamine-dependent NAD(+) synthetase (similar to Saccharomyces cerevisiae QNS1 (YHR074W); ancestral locus Anc_5.357) — its product is MSHLITLATCNLNQWALDFEGNRDRILESIRIAKERGARLRVGPELEITGYGCLDHFLENDVCLHSWEMYAQIIKNRETHGLILDIGMPVLHKNVRYNCRLLSLDGEILFIRPKIWLANDGNYREMRFFTPWMKPGVVEDFILPPEIQKVTGQRLVPFGDAVINSLDTCIGTETCEELFTPQSPHIAMSLDGVEIITNSSGSHHELRKLNKRLDLILNATKRCGGVYLYANQRGCDGDRLYYDGCALIAINGTIVAQGSQFSLDDVEVVTATVDLEEVRSYRAAVMSRGLQASLAEIKFKRIDIPVELALMTSRFDPTICPTKVREPFYHSPEEEIALGPACWMWDYLRRCNGTGFFLPLSGGIDSCATAMIVHSMCRLVTNAAQNGNDQVIKDVRRITRSADDWIPSTPQEIASKIFHSCFMGTENSSRETRSRAKDLSSAIGSYHVDLKMDSLVSSVVSLFEVATGKKPIFKIFGGSQTENLALQNIQARLRMVLSYLFAQLLPWVRSIPNSSGLLVLGSANVDECLRGYLTKYDCSSADINPIGGISKTDLKRFIAYASKEYDMPILNDFLNATPTAELEPMTKDYIQSDEKDMGMTYEELGVFGYLRKVEKCGPYSMFLKLLHQWSPKLTPRQISEKVKRFFFFYAVNRHKQTVLTPSYHAEQYSPEDNRFDLRPFLINPRFPWASKKIDEVVEQCESHKDSQLDIMSID